From one Brachypodium distachyon strain Bd21 chromosome 4, Brachypodium_distachyon_v3.0, whole genome shotgun sequence genomic stretch:
- the LOC100830964 gene encoding HIPL1 protein isoform X1, which translates to MGASARMAIFLPLLLVFSGSFPLPARSLPLCTDMSAPAMMSSVTLKFCGNDTTGGGSSSCCDAAADAALQAQFDAMDVKPADGECARLVKSMLCSKCNLFSADLFDIGSMPRTVPLLCSSLSARNSSQPEHPIYNYEDYCGKVWKHCKNTAMSNSPFQSFAPTKVGLTGSSSMLTDFWQSEKDFCVSLSGTPNNQFVCFNGHGVSFNTRRNNSPAPNAICLEKIGNGTYLNMVAHPDGSSKAFFSRQDGKIWLATVPEQGMGDGLQLDETIPFLDLSTEGHLSSDLGLVGVAFHPDFVNNGRFFVSYICDGTQSSNCAGRCSCDCEVGCDPSKLGSDNGVDPCRYNLLISEYLAKGSSSTFSEATYADPSEVRRVFSMGLPYVSNHAGQLLFGPTDGYLYFFTGNGGIRGDPFNFSLNEKSLLGKILRIDIDEIPEMDEVANKSLWGNYTIPKDNPNSDDSNLRPEIWAIGLENPWRCSFDSSRPFHLYCADDGQEQYKVVDLISKGGNYGWSGAYDGQHVQYPPWATQGTKLTNGTTFPIMGYKVPSTAESASIVGGYVYRGSADPCLYGRYLFADMYSSAMWTGTVNTDGSGKYTSASIPLSCSEKTPFPCDGSTNSLLGRILSFGEDNKQDGFFLASQGVYRIVQPSLCGYACLTDATSKQATASVSGGSHGLATILKVLIAVASLFGGGASIYFVWKCFCNNSAICCNDIETMQVTNNTTTRGDRPLATATKPGAVELAVTRPSEHRGR; encoded by the exons ATGGGGGCTTCGGCGAGAATGGCCATCTTTCTTCCTTTgctcctcgtcttctccggctcGTTCCCACTGCCTGCTCGATCCTTGCCGCTCTGCACGGATATGA GTGCGCCCGCGATGATGTCCAGTGTCACGCTCAAGTTCTGCGGAAATGACACCACCGGcgggggcagcagcagctgctgcgacgccgctgccgacgcggcgctccaggcgcaGTTCGACGCCATGGACGTGAAGCCGGCCGACGGCGAGTGCGCCCGTCTCGTCAAGTCCATGCTCTGCTCG AAGTGCAATCTCTTCTCGGCTGATCTGTTTGACATAGGATCTATGCCACGTACAGTTCCGCTCCTCTGCAGTTCTTTATCAGCACGAAATTCCTCTCAACCTGAGCACCCCATCTACAATTATGAGGATTATTGTGGGAAAGTTTGGAAACATTGCAAAAACACAGCAATGTCTAACTCTCCTTTCCAGTCTTTCGCACCAACAAAGGTTGGGCTTACTGGTTCGTCTTCCATGCTTACTGATTTTTGGCAATCAGAAAAAGACTTCTGTGTGTCTCTTTCTGGCACACCAAACAATCAGTTTGTATGCTTCAACGGCCATGGGGTCTCATTTAACACTAGGAGGAACAATTCACCAGCTCCTAATGCGATCTGCCTTGAGAAGATCGGTAATGGAACCTATCTTAACATGGTTGCTCACCCTGATGGGTCTAGCAAAGCCTTCTTCTCCAGACAAGATGGGAAGATATGGTTGGCCACAGTTCCTGAACAAGGAATGGGAGATGGCCTACAACTTGATGAGACGATCCCATTTCTTGATCTCTCAACTGAAGGTCACCTCAGTTCGGACCTTGGACTCGTGGGTGTGGCATTTCATCCCGATTTTGTAAACAATGGACGCTTCTTTGTTTCATATATTTGTGATGGAACTCAGTCATCCAACTGTGCTGGTAGATGTTCATGTGATTGTGAAGTGGGGTGCGACCCTTCAAAGCTCGGCTCTGATAATGGTGTTGACCCTTGCCGGTACAACCTACTTATCTCAGAGTATTTGGCAAAAGGGTCATCATCAACCTTTTCCGAG GCAACATATGCCGATCCATCTGAAGTTAGAAGGGTCTTTTCAATGGGGTTGCCATATGTTTCTAACCATGCGGGTCAGCTTCTTTTTGGACCTACTGATGGATACCTGTACTTCTTCACCGGAAATGGTGGAATTAGGGGTGACCCCTTCAACTTCTCCCTGAATGAAAAATCGCTTTTGGGAAAAATCTTGAGGATTGACATTGATGAGATTCCAG AGATGGATGAAGTTGCTAACAAAAGCTTATGGGGTAATTATACCATTCCAAAGGACAATCCCAATTCTGATGATAGTAACTTAAGGCCAGAGATTTGGGCCATCGGTCTTGAAAACCCATGGCGCTGCAGCTTTGACTCCTCAAGGCCTTTCCACTTGTACTGTGCAGACGATGGCCAG GAACAATACAAAGTGGTAGATTTGATATCCAAGGGCGGAAACTATGGGTGGAGTGGTGCGTATGATGGCCAGCATGTTCAGTACCCACCGTGGGCAACTCAAGGAACCAAACTAACAAATGGCACCACCTTCCCAATAATGGGCTATAAGGTTCCTTCTACCGCCGAATCAGCATCGATAGTTGGTGGGTATGTGTACCGTGGGTCTGCCGACCCTTGCTTGTATGGAAG GTACCTATTTGCTGATATGTACTCATCTGCCATGTGGACTGGCACGGTTAACACCGATGGCAGTGGTAAATATACCTCTGCTTCCATCCCGTTGAGCTGTTCTGAGAAGACACCATTTCCTTGCGATGGGTCAACCAACAGCCTTCTCGGCCGAATACTCTCGTTTGGTGAGGATAACAAGCAAGATGGCTTCTTCTTGGCAAGCCAGGGTGTCTACCGGATTGTCCAGCCTAGCCTTTGCGGCTATGCTTGTCTGACTGATGCAACCTCGAAACAAGCGACAGCTTCTGTTTCCGGTGGTAGTCATGGATTGGCAACAATTCTAAAAGTGCTGATTGCTGTGGCGTCACTTTTCGGCGGAGGAGCtagtatttattttgtttggaaaTGTTTCTGCAATAATTCAGCCATATGCTGCAATGACATAGAGACTATGCAGGTAACCAATAACACCACCACGCGCGGAGATAGACCTTTGGCGACTGCAACCAAACCTGGTGCTGTTGAATTGGCTGTTACTAGGCCTTCAGAGCATCGTGGTCGCTAG
- the LOC100830964 gene encoding HIPL1 protein isoform X2: protein MPRTVPLLCSSLSARNSSQPEHPIYNYEDYCGKVWKHCKNTAMSNSPFQSFAPTKVGLTGSSSMLTDFWQSEKDFCVSLSGTPNNQFVCFNGHGVSFNTRRNNSPAPNAICLEKIGNGTYLNMVAHPDGSSKAFFSRQDGKIWLATVPEQGMGDGLQLDETIPFLDLSTEGHLSSDLGLVGVAFHPDFVNNGRFFVSYICDGTQSSNCAGRCSCDCEVGCDPSKLGSDNGVDPCRYNLLISEYLAKGSSSTFSEATYADPSEVRRVFSMGLPYVSNHAGQLLFGPTDGYLYFFTGNGGIRGDPFNFSLNEKSLLGKILRIDIDEIPEMDEVANKSLWGNYTIPKDNPNSDDSNLRPEIWAIGLENPWRCSFDSSRPFHLYCADDGQEQYKVVDLISKGGNYGWSGAYDGQHVQYPPWATQGTKLTNGTTFPIMGYKVPSTAESASIVGGYVYRGSADPCLYGRYLFADMYSSAMWTGTVNTDGSGKYTSASIPLSCSEKTPFPCDGSTNSLLGRILSFGEDNKQDGFFLASQGVYRIVQPSLCGYACLTDATSKQATASVSGGSHGLATILKVLIAVASLFGGGASIYFVWKCFCNNSAICCNDIETMQVTNNTTTRGDRPLATATKPGAVELAVTRPSEHRGR from the exons ATGCCACGTACAGTTCCGCTCCTCTGCAGTTCTTTATCAGCACGAAATTCCTCTCAACCTGAGCACCCCATCTACAATTATGAGGATTATTGTGGGAAAGTTTGGAAACATTGCAAAAACACAGCAATGTCTAACTCTCCTTTCCAGTCTTTCGCACCAACAAAGGTTGGGCTTACTGGTTCGTCTTCCATGCTTACTGATTTTTGGCAATCAGAAAAAGACTTCTGTGTGTCTCTTTCTGGCACACCAAACAATCAGTTTGTATGCTTCAACGGCCATGGGGTCTCATTTAACACTAGGAGGAACAATTCACCAGCTCCTAATGCGATCTGCCTTGAGAAGATCGGTAATGGAACCTATCTTAACATGGTTGCTCACCCTGATGGGTCTAGCAAAGCCTTCTTCTCCAGACAAGATGGGAAGATATGGTTGGCCACAGTTCCTGAACAAGGAATGGGAGATGGCCTACAACTTGATGAGACGATCCCATTTCTTGATCTCTCAACTGAAGGTCACCTCAGTTCGGACCTTGGACTCGTGGGTGTGGCATTTCATCCCGATTTTGTAAACAATGGACGCTTCTTTGTTTCATATATTTGTGATGGAACTCAGTCATCCAACTGTGCTGGTAGATGTTCATGTGATTGTGAAGTGGGGTGCGACCCTTCAAAGCTCGGCTCTGATAATGGTGTTGACCCTTGCCGGTACAACCTACTTATCTCAGAGTATTTGGCAAAAGGGTCATCATCAACCTTTTCCGAG GCAACATATGCCGATCCATCTGAAGTTAGAAGGGTCTTTTCAATGGGGTTGCCATATGTTTCTAACCATGCGGGTCAGCTTCTTTTTGGACCTACTGATGGATACCTGTACTTCTTCACCGGAAATGGTGGAATTAGGGGTGACCCCTTCAACTTCTCCCTGAATGAAAAATCGCTTTTGGGAAAAATCTTGAGGATTGACATTGATGAGATTCCAG AGATGGATGAAGTTGCTAACAAAAGCTTATGGGGTAATTATACCATTCCAAAGGACAATCCCAATTCTGATGATAGTAACTTAAGGCCAGAGATTTGGGCCATCGGTCTTGAAAACCCATGGCGCTGCAGCTTTGACTCCTCAAGGCCTTTCCACTTGTACTGTGCAGACGATGGCCAG GAACAATACAAAGTGGTAGATTTGATATCCAAGGGCGGAAACTATGGGTGGAGTGGTGCGTATGATGGCCAGCATGTTCAGTACCCACCGTGGGCAACTCAAGGAACCAAACTAACAAATGGCACCACCTTCCCAATAATGGGCTATAAGGTTCCTTCTACCGCCGAATCAGCATCGATAGTTGGTGGGTATGTGTACCGTGGGTCTGCCGACCCTTGCTTGTATGGAAG GTACCTATTTGCTGATATGTACTCATCTGCCATGTGGACTGGCACGGTTAACACCGATGGCAGTGGTAAATATACCTCTGCTTCCATCCCGTTGAGCTGTTCTGAGAAGACACCATTTCCTTGCGATGGGTCAACCAACAGCCTTCTCGGCCGAATACTCTCGTTTGGTGAGGATAACAAGCAAGATGGCTTCTTCTTGGCAAGCCAGGGTGTCTACCGGATTGTCCAGCCTAGCCTTTGCGGCTATGCTTGTCTGACTGATGCAACCTCGAAACAAGCGACAGCTTCTGTTTCCGGTGGTAGTCATGGATTGGCAACAATTCTAAAAGTGCTGATTGCTGTGGCGTCACTTTTCGGCGGAGGAGCtagtatttattttgtttggaaaTGTTTCTGCAATAATTCAGCCATATGCTGCAATGACATAGAGACTATGCAGGTAACCAATAACACCACCACGCGCGGAGATAGACCTTTGGCGACTGCAACCAAACCTGGTGCTGTTGAATTGGCTGTTACTAGGCCTTCAGAGCATCGTGGTCGCTAG